The following coding sequences lie in one Candidatus Abyssobacteria bacterium SURF_5 genomic window:
- the narJ gene encoding nitrate reductase molybdenum cofactor assembly chaperone, with the protein MRELYMQFAEILDYPTPQLTQKVESCAAALSAFDKDAVNLLQEFQQALRRHSRGELEEIYTSTFDLNGGCCLYAGHYIFGEDFRRSLLMVKLKELYRETGFSAAKELPDHLCVMLKFLAGAGDCEECEDLVADCMIPAISAMIKSFKSKRHPYKTLLECLLRVLERQESKATEANAD; encoded by the coding sequence ATGCGAGAACTCTACATGCAATTTGCCGAAATCCTTGATTATCCAACTCCTCAGCTTACGCAGAAAGTGGAAAGCTGCGCCGCCGCCCTCTCCGCGTTCGACAAGGACGCGGTGAATCTGCTGCAAGAATTCCAGCAAGCGCTCCGGCGGCATTCTCGCGGGGAACTCGAGGAAATCTACACGAGCACGTTCGATCTGAACGGCGGCTGCTGCCTGTACGCCGGTCATTATATTTTCGGAGAGGACTTCCGCAGAAGCCTCCTGATGGTGAAGCTGAAGGAACTGTATCGCGAGACCGGCTTCTCAGCCGCCAAGGAACTGCCCGATCACCTGTGCGTCATGCTCAAGTTCCTCGCAGGCGCGGGCGATTGCGAGGAATGCGAGGACCTGGTCGCCGACTGCATGATCCCGGCGATATCGGCAATGATCAAAAGTTTCAAGTCGAAGAGGCATCCGTACAAGACGCTCCTCGAATGCCTGCTGCGCGTGCTCGAGCGACAGGAGTCGAAAGCGACGGAGGCAAATGCAGATTGA
- the narH gene encoding nitrate reductase subunit beta: MNIRAQISMVFHLDKCIGCHTCSIACKNIWTTRRGTEYMWWNNVETKPGVGYPMLYEDQSVYRGGWEMRDGKLSLKLHGRTDALKNIFFNQRLPHIGDYYEPFTFTYRDILNSNQGADQPAARPVSQISGKPIDIQSSGAWDDNLGGSPIYAENDPTLAALTPEERKQLFELERLVFFYLPRICNHCLNPGCVGACPAGAIYKRGEDGIVLVSQDKCRGWRMCVSGCPYKKVYYNWETGKAEKCILCYPRQETQQAPACMHACVGRIRYLGVLLYDADRIEEAASAPDGDLVRVQRDIILSPFDPKIIRQAQADRVHDKIIDAAQRSPVYRYVKEWGLALPHRPDFRTVPMLFYVPSLLPVIGHFENGAYELADSLFSSLENDRLPVKYWALLLAGGNEEIVTEVFRKMIAGRIYKRAESVGDISMSDAEKAVQDAGLTVEQVKDIYQLTSLSLYEQRFVVPPFLREGGIEEVTDPQKHMKEFGAGRINPADRRW, from the coding sequence GTGAATATCCGCGCGCAGATATCGATGGTGTTTCATCTGGATAAATGCATCGGCTGTCACACGTGCAGCATCGCGTGCAAGAACATCTGGACCACGCGGCGCGGCACCGAGTACATGTGGTGGAACAACGTCGAGACCAAGCCCGGCGTCGGCTATCCGATGCTGTACGAGGATCAATCCGTCTACAGAGGCGGCTGGGAAATGCGCGACGGCAAGCTGAGCCTTAAGCTGCATGGACGGACCGACGCGCTCAAGAACATCTTTTTTAATCAGCGCCTCCCCCACATCGGCGACTATTACGAGCCGTTCACGTTCACCTATCGGGATATCCTCAACTCGAACCAGGGAGCGGATCAGCCCGCCGCCCGGCCCGTCTCGCAGATCAGCGGCAAACCCATCGACATCCAGTCGAGCGGCGCGTGGGACGACAATCTCGGCGGCTCTCCAATTTATGCCGAGAACGACCCGACCCTGGCCGCCCTCACTCCGGAAGAGCGAAAACAACTGTTCGAGCTGGAGCGCCTCGTTTTCTTCTATCTCCCGCGCATCTGCAATCATTGCCTCAATCCCGGCTGCGTCGGCGCATGCCCCGCCGGCGCAATCTACAAGCGCGGCGAGGACGGCATCGTGCTTGTGAGCCAGGACAAGTGCCGGGGCTGGCGCATGTGCGTCTCCGGATGCCCGTATAAGAAAGTGTACTACAATTGGGAAACGGGGAAGGCCGAGAAATGCATCCTCTGCTATCCCCGCCAGGAGACCCAGCAAGCGCCGGCATGCATGCACGCGTGTGTCGGCCGCATCCGCTACCTGGGGGTGCTGCTGTACGATGCCGATCGGATTGAAGAGGCGGCCTCGGCGCCGGATGGCGACCTTGTCCGCGTTCAGCGCGACATCATCCTCAGCCCGTTCGATCCGAAGATCATCAGGCAGGCTCAGGCCGACCGGGTCCATGACAAGATCATTGACGCCGCCCAGAGATCGCCCGTCTATCGTTATGTGAAAGAGTGGGGATTGGCGCTCCCGCACCGCCCCGATTTCCGCACGGTCCCGATGCTTTTTTACGTGCCTTCGCTCCTGCCGGTCATCGGCCACTTCGAGAATGGAGCGTACGAGCTTGCTGACAGCCTCTTCAGCTCGCTCGAGAACGACCGCCTGCCCGTCAAATATTGGGCGCTTCTCCTTGCAGGCGGCAACGAAGAGATCGTTACCGAAGTCTTCAGGAAAATGATCGCCGGCCGCATCTACAAACGAGCCGAATCGGTCGGCGATATCTCGATGAGTGATGCCGAGAAAGCGGTGCAGGATGCCGGCCTGACCGTCGAGCAGGTGAAGGACATCTATCAACTGACCTCTCTCAGCCTGTATGAGCAGAGGTTCGTTGTTCCCCCTTTCCTGCGCGAGGGGGGAATCGAGGAAGTCACAGACCCGCAAAAACACATGAAGGAATTTGGCGCCGGCCGGATCAATCCCGCCGATCGGCGGTGGTAG
- a CDS encoding nitrate reductase subunit alpha: MKLIKDVFNPGKRLWEEMYRNRWAHDLVVRSTHGNNCTGGCSWWVYVKDGIVVWELQALDYPLLEPGIPPYEPRGCPRGICYSWYLYSPVRIKYPYVRGVLLDLWRAARAKHADPVDAWASIVENPDSRRSYQLARGKGGFRRSDWQESVDIIVASLLYTAKKYGPDRVVGFTPIPAMSMISYTAGARFLQLFGAPLLSFYDTYADFPPASPEVWGEKTDVAESADWYNSKFIAVAGNNLDMTRTPDAHYAVEARNHGAKMVVFSSDYSDVSKHADWWIPIQAGMDGAFWMGATHVILRQFYVDRQVPAFIDYVKRFTDLPFLVQLTKTDGGYAPGRFLRANRLKRYRDEENGDWKFLMFDKISGEPRMPQGSIGSRWQEKKGSWNLLLKDGADGSDIHPLLTFIDNADEDLPVSFDDFGGSASFVRGVPVRYLYADQGKIAVTTSFDLLMAHMGVRRGSLRGYPNNYDEDSPFTPAWQEKYTGIGRKTCVRFAEEWALTAEKTGGKCTVIIGSGVNHWYHCSLHYRACIMALMLCGCVGVNGGGLNHYTGQEKVWPDASWKMLAMANDWMGASRLQNGPSYHYVHGDQWHYEQSHADYHPPAGRFASKHTIDFQALAVRLGWLPFYPQFNRNPLELAVEANDAGAQTSEEIVQWVARQLKDRNLRFAIDDPDAPENWPRVFFVWRANALMASARGHEYFLKHYLGAQAGSIADEVASGNTEHVQCRVPAPTGKMDLVIDINFRMDTTALYSDIILPSASWYEKDDLNTTDLHSYIHPLGQAVPPCWDSMTDWDIFRTIAFRFSELAPHHFPNPFKDVVASALEHDTPHEIAQPEVRDWMKGECEPVPGKTMPVMTVVERDYVNLFNRFVSLGPRLREKGIEGRGAAIPLDGLYDKFMAGAPTYEWRGKSFPSLYNAIDAINALLFFAPECNGEAAYLGFKEMEKSVGLPLADLAEGQRQTRYDFLSLVRQPRRILTNPVWTGILNEGRPYNAFVQNVERLVPWRTLTGRQHFYLDHEGYLAFGEHLPTFKPKLSLDQSRNIIRSKRIGKCAALNFLTPHGKWHIHSTYYDTPNMLTLSRGIEPLWMNDRDAREIGIMDNDWVEAYNDHGVVITRAAVSARIPRGVCMLYHAPERTLFPKAPLRKMRGGTHNSLTSLRLKPVHMMGAYAQLSYRFNQYGPPMTERDTYVLVHKVKKPKWR; encoded by the coding sequence ATGAAGTTGATCAAGGACGTTTTCAACCCGGGAAAACGCCTGTGGGAGGAGATGTACCGCAACCGCTGGGCGCATGACCTCGTCGTCAGAAGCACTCACGGCAACAACTGCACCGGTGGATGCTCGTGGTGGGTTTACGTGAAGGACGGCATCGTCGTGTGGGAATTACAGGCGCTTGATTATCCCCTCCTCGAGCCGGGAATCCCGCCGTACGAGCCGCGCGGCTGCCCCCGCGGCATCTGCTACTCGTGGTACCTGTACAGCCCGGTCAGAATCAAATACCCATATGTCCGCGGGGTCCTCCTCGATCTGTGGCGGGCTGCAAGAGCAAAGCATGCGGACCCGGTGGACGCATGGGCATCGATTGTCGAGAACCCCGATTCCCGCCGAAGCTATCAACTCGCGCGCGGCAAAGGCGGATTCCGGCGCTCCGACTGGCAGGAATCGGTTGATATCATCGTCGCCAGCCTTCTTTACACCGCAAAAAAATATGGGCCCGACCGCGTCGTCGGCTTCACTCCGATACCGGCGATGTCGATGATAAGTTACACCGCGGGCGCGCGCTTCCTGCAATTGTTCGGGGCGCCTCTGCTGAGCTTTTATGATACGTATGCCGATTTCCCGCCCGCCTCGCCCGAGGTGTGGGGCGAGAAAACCGATGTCGCCGAAAGCGCCGACTGGTACAACAGCAAATTCATCGCCGTCGCGGGCAACAACCTCGACATGACGCGAACGCCGGACGCACACTACGCCGTCGAGGCGCGCAACCACGGCGCAAAGATGGTAGTCTTCTCATCCGATTATTCCGACGTGAGCAAACACGCCGACTGGTGGATTCCGATTCAGGCCGGAATGGACGGCGCGTTCTGGATGGGCGCGACCCATGTGATCCTCAGACAGTTCTATGTGGATCGCCAGGTTCCCGCATTCATCGATTACGTCAAGCGCTTCACCGATCTCCCGTTCCTCGTTCAACTCACGAAGACCGATGGCGGATACGCGCCCGGCAGATTCCTCAGGGCGAACCGCCTGAAACGTTACCGCGACGAGGAGAACGGCGACTGGAAGTTCCTCATGTTCGATAAGATCAGCGGCGAACCTCGCATGCCGCAAGGTTCGATAGGTTCACGATGGCAGGAAAAAAAGGGAAGCTGGAATCTCTTGCTGAAGGATGGAGCGGACGGATCCGATATCCATCCGCTGCTCACGTTTATCGATAATGCCGACGAGGATCTGCCGGTCAGCTTCGATGATTTCGGAGGCAGTGCTTCGTTCGTTCGAGGAGTGCCGGTCAGATATCTGTACGCGGATCAGGGAAAGATTGCGGTCACAACGTCATTTGATTTGTTGATGGCGCACATGGGCGTGCGGCGAGGAAGTCTCCGGGGATATCCGAATAATTATGATGAGGATTCCCCTTTCACCCCCGCCTGGCAGGAGAAATATACGGGGATCGGCCGCAAAACCTGCGTGAGATTCGCCGAAGAGTGGGCGCTGACCGCCGAGAAGACCGGCGGGAAATGCACCGTTATCATCGGCTCGGGCGTCAATCACTGGTATCACTGCAGCCTCCATTACCGCGCCTGCATCATGGCGCTGATGCTGTGCGGCTGCGTGGGTGTCAATGGCGGAGGCCTCAACCATTATACGGGGCAGGAGAAGGTGTGGCCGGACGCCTCGTGGAAAATGCTCGCGATGGCAAACGACTGGATGGGTGCGTCACGCCTTCAGAACGGGCCGTCGTATCATTACGTGCACGGCGACCAGTGGCACTACGAACAAAGCCACGCCGATTATCATCCGCCCGCCGGACGTTTCGCAAGCAAGCACACGATCGACTTTCAGGCGCTCGCGGTGCGGCTCGGCTGGCTCCCGTTTTATCCTCAGTTCAACCGCAACCCGCTTGAATTGGCTGTCGAAGCGAACGACGCCGGCGCACAAACGAGCGAGGAGATCGTTCAATGGGTAGCGCGCCAACTGAAGGACCGCAACCTGCGCTTCGCCATTGATGATCCCGACGCGCCCGAAAACTGGCCGCGCGTTTTCTTCGTGTGGCGCGCGAACGCGCTCATGGCGAGCGCGCGCGGGCATGAGTATTTCCTCAAGCATTACCTCGGCGCGCAGGCCGGCTCGATTGCCGACGAGGTCGCCTCCGGCAATACCGAACACGTGCAGTGCCGCGTGCCGGCGCCGACAGGCAAAATGGACCTGGTCATAGATATCAATTTCCGCATGGATACCACCGCGCTTTACTCCGACATCATTCTCCCTTCGGCAAGCTGGTACGAGAAGGACGACCTCAACACGACCGACCTGCATTCATATATCCATCCGCTCGGCCAGGCGGTGCCGCCATGCTGGGACTCGATGACCGACTGGGACATCTTCAGGACCATCGCGTTCAGATTCAGCGAACTCGCGCCGCACCATTTCCCGAATCCTTTTAAAGACGTCGTCGCCTCCGCGCTCGAACATGATACGCCCCACGAGATCGCTCAGCCCGAGGTGAGGGATTGGATGAAGGGCGAGTGCGAGCCCGTCCCGGGAAAGACGATGCCGGTCATGACGGTCGTCGAGCGAGATTACGTCAACCTGTTCAACAGATTCGTCAGCCTCGGCCCACGGCTCAGAGAAAAAGGGATCGAGGGCCGCGGCGCCGCTATTCCGCTCGATGGGCTGTACGATAAATTCATGGCCGGTGCGCCCACCTACGAATGGCGGGGGAAATCATTTCCTTCTCTTTACAATGCAATCGATGCGATCAACGCGCTGCTTTTCTTTGCACCCGAATGCAATGGAGAAGCCGCATACCTCGGGTTCAAGGAAATGGAAAAAAGCGTCGGGCTTCCGCTCGCCGATCTCGCCGAGGGCCAGCGTCAAACACGATACGATTTCCTGAGCCTGGTCCGCCAGCCGCGAAGAATCCTTACCAATCCGGTCTGGACCGGCATACTCAATGAGGGCAGGCCGTATAATGCATTTGTCCAGAACGTCGAGCGGCTTGTCCCATGGCGCACGCTCACCGGCCGGCAACACTTCTATCTCGACCACGAAGGATACCTCGCATTCGGCGAGCACCTGCCGACGTTCAAACCGAAATTAAGTCTCGACCAAAGCCGCAATATCATCCGGAGCAAGCGAATCGGCAAATGCGCCGCGCTCAACTTCCTGACTCCGCACGGCAAATGGCACATCCATTCCACCTATTACGACACGCCCAATATGCTGACGCTTTCGCGCGGCATCGAGCCGCTCTGGATGAACGACCGCGACGCCCGCGAGATCGGCATCATGGACAACGATTGGGTCGAGGCGTATAACGATCACGGCGTCGTCATAACCCGCGCCGCCGTCAGCGCGCGCATCCCGCGCGGGGTCTGCATGCTTTATCACGCGCCCGAGCGAACGCTGTTCCCGAAGGCGCCGCTGCGCAAGATGAGAGGAGGCACGCACAACAGCCTCACCTCGTTGCGCCTGAAGCCGGTCCACATGATGGGCGCCTACGCGCAGCTCAGTTACCGCTTCAATCAATACGGTCCACCGATGACCGAGCGCGATACGTATGTCCTGGTCCATAAAGTGAAGAAACCAAAATGGAGATGA